The region GTTTGGTCTCGTATGTATTCACTAAATGGCCGAGCCTAGCTTTGTCACAAAACCagtctgaatgtgagtgtgtctctgtcacTGTCAGGCGTTCCAGCTGATACGAgctgtgtctgtgctgctgaaCTTCTCTCGGGAGGAAGAGGACATGCTGAAACAAACTCTTGAGTACAAggtttgtgtttcattcatCTCTTTCTACAGATTCTACATAGACATGaagaagtgtgtttgtttctcttcgTAGTATATTTAAAGTCTGACCTGTATTCATTGATTACATATCAGCAGGCTTCTGTGAGTGCAggaaacaaagtgtgtgtggacAGCAAAAAACAGGCAGAACTTTTATCTGTGCTTTAACATACCGGCTCCCATCGTCTTTATCCTCACAgtaatttatttatctttacaaACGGACATCTGCATAAAAGCACAGCTAACAATTAATTACAGATCAATCATTTTACTTTGAGCCACAAATCTGCGGGACCCTGTGTCACAAAGTGCATCAGTGATTAGATTGCCCAATTATCAGAAATGCATCAGAAAGAATCGATTCAACCTTCATTCTCTTGatgacagacctgacaaagcttgacttctactttttacaaatctgcatcacgATGTTGCTGAGTGAAGCCGCTGTGTAACTTGTAGTGTATTGTTGCACTGAGGCTCAACAGATGAACGGGTATGAGCGCTGCATGAAAAAGAAGGTCTTGCCTGGAGGTCAATTAACACTACCCTCTGGCCTCACTGGAATTATTGAGGAACCCAAATCCGTTCCCAGAGGCATACACCGTCTATCTCACGATGATTCTGTCTTCAGCTTCAAACATTTTTCGTAAAACTCGCAagtaaatatatactgtatatatgtagtgtttaaaatgattactGCAGTCtagattcaaaacattgtagagagctgtcttccccctccccctcctctctagagtccatgttcacacaggtcaccatgtggtggaccctgtagcttcagtgtttatccagctctgcatcggtctgtaaacctttctgtgttctaacctctctccatttttcaaaagcttctccaatattgatcctagtttgagcacgtttctgcttgtggagcttattagaaacatgcagaggctttttaggtcgggtacaatcacttctatctgaaccacttctcttgctgcttccatcactgcaacacctgttggtttgacctgataactgctctcatatctggcaaactgaggagCATCCAGAAAGGTGGTGGGGGGTGGTGCCTTTAAACcatctaccttctctggtctaaacaaatccagatcattcaggaccagaatctaaagttagaaggaggacatactgtctgctgcattgttgtcagagaagacagcacttcaacatagcatgtttcattaatgtctgatcatatagtaaagtCATTTTAGAGCTAGTTTTTACTGTCAACTAACTTTACTACTGGTATGTTTACTGCTCTAGATGTCCTGGTTTGGATCCAAACCTTCTCCAAAGGGTGCCATCCGGCCTTCAGTCTCAGGCTCTTCCACTCACTGGAGCTGATGAGCAGCACAAAGAGCTCAGGTGATGGAGAGACAGGAACTAAAGACCGCCTCCAGGAGTCCTGGGGTCCTTCTTCTGTGGATCCCTTCACTGAGCCGGATTCTagctttaaactttaaacaggCCTCCACTGTTGACTCGGACTCCGTGTGTGGGAGGGactgttgttttctgctctctgcgGACAGAGAAGAACTGCACACAGTGGGAAGTAGGCATAAAGGCCTATTCATAATCAGTTGTGGGTTTTAAAATTGaagatgttttctctttaataGTGAAGGTAGATggacttttaaaacacatggtaaAGATGGTCAACAGACACGCACATCATCGATACTCAAGTATCACTTTTCCTCCCAGACCTAAGACACAGATTCAGATGTTTTGTAGTCCCAGTAATGAACCAAcaaaatgtttagaaaaaaaaaacagtcactttatttttaatttaaaggtcacatattgtgcacaattcacttcaccatgtttctctggcactaatatgtgtctctagtctgtcttcaaaccccccaatgatgagaaaagtccatcctctccgtcttttgcctgctccacttttcagaaaatgtgtcgctcaaacaggccgtttggagattttccctttatgacatcacaaagggcagtaacccctcccccaggtgggtgacactcccacagctaggtgtttgttctgccctctgagtctgccttctcaccgtaaacaatagtgcatggagcgagaaagccagagccaccaagaccttccagagagggggcttggtcagacacagctcatttacatatttaaaggtacagacacagaaacagcctgttctgagcagggctgaaatagaggggtttatagacatgatcaaatacaggatcagagtggatttagaacaagaaacttcacacacatgctttggggagctctgagacttatttaaactggttgaaaaggagaataatatgtgacctttaaggaatTGCCTCATTTCTACCAACAATTAAATCACATTTGTTTTCCTTATGACCTGGTCTGACAGTCATCATGGGACATAGGCTTTGAAAGCGGTTAGTTTTGGTAACCTTTAATTATAAACCACTGAGAGCATTTTAATGAAGCTGTGCTAAATAGACATAAGTACCACACATTTGTGTCCAAGGCTCTGAATTTGTCTCAATTTATTGCAgatttaaaaccattttttctGAATTTGTCATAAAAGTGTCATCTGTCACTTCCTTAATCCCGAGAGAGAAATTCATGACCACATCACTTTGTTGGTAAAGAAATCAGTGTAACAATTAAGCGTTTCTTACAGTTTAAGGAATCCAAGTTGGCCTTTCTGTTcacctccaaccccccatcCCACAGTGATTATGTGAACttaaacacagttaaaaacacataattatCAACCAATCAAGTGACTCAAGAGAACTTCATTTCTCTCATTCTTTTCTATTGATAAGTTACATTTTCATCATGTTTCCTCACCTTATATCATGATCTGAGCTCTGAGCTTTGAGGTCAACACCAGTGATGATCggtgtttcatttttctttattttacattcacCCTTAAGGCTAAAGGGTCTCTCAAATGTGGTTAATAAGAAACTGGGACCAAGACACCTGCTGGACAGATCATGTAATAACACTCATCGGTGCTCTCTCTGGTGGATGCTTTATGTAATGGTGACACTGTACTGTTGTTGTAAATGCAGAAAGAGTACGACAACTTGGATTCTTAAAATTGACCTGGCTTTGGTTCAAcagcacatgtaaaaaaaaacagaaatgaaatacTTCCTGCTTGGCCATTTGACTGTTATAATAGATATGAATCAAGCCTCTCCCAGCAGCCCTCACCCCCTCTAACCATGTGTATCCCAAAACACTTGACCAGTAGACCTTATCATATATATGCAGAGGAAGGGCTACCTCTGGGGGGGCTCCGctcatggtttaaaaaaaaaaaaatctttttactACTGTTTCaatttctctgttgttttggtttctttacCCCCCATGAGAATGATCCACGCTGTGTTTGTCCACTTGGAGTACAACAATAACAATGTGAAGAAAGAAGTGAATCCTCTGTTAGTGACTGGAGGACATCTCTGTACCTTTACCTGCCTTTGCTTATATGTAAATGAAAGTACATTCCACATGTCTATTTATACATAgaagtatgtacatactgtatgctTTGAGAACTTTATAAATCAGTGGATGTAAATGGTTTGATGTGACCAGTTTGCAGTATTTATGATCATCGTCATAGTGCATAACCCTTACTTGTTTCCGCCTCGGCTTGTCCCTAGTTggtccttttttcccccctcagtgTGATGAAAGTCCTAACATACTTAATAAAGTTCATTTTGATGGGGGGGGCAGGGAATCTGCATGCCTGCTGTCAAACTGCATTGTTGAATTTCTGAAGCAGTTGGTCAGTTTTTGTTgcattatgttttaatttctgaaaTTGTATGTATTCCAGAAATATGCACACAATGTGAAGCATATATGCAGTCTGCATAGCATAATCAGTCACATAAAGGAAACCTGCATCGAGGGTGTGATCGTTGTCTTTCTGCCATGTGCAGTTTCATCAGCTGAATACATGAtttgtgtgtcaggatgtgGGAGTCTGTCTTTGAATGCAGAGCTCGTCATGTTCAGTGTGTCACTAATGAGCGGTAGCAGGCCGGTGAAGTTGCCAGGAATCTGTTGAATTCTGTCTCTGTGAGAAACGAGAGGAAATTGTGAACGCACTTTTCACCCCTGTACAATTACTACATGATTCTTTTTGCTGTTTATGATTTTAAAACGCCTGCAAGTACAAATGTCTCCTTGTccctcatttatttataataaagcTCAAATCCTAAAATCATGTTGACCTAGCTCCACATCCGGCATTTTTGGTTGGGGTAGGAAcatatttttcctctttttaacccttttttttaaatgcaaaagatGCCTCCTTTTgttacttatatatatatatatgtatatatatatattaaatactGCGTTTATTCATAGTTTAATGTTTTTCCTGGTAATGTATCTATTTTCTTGAattaacttaatttaaaaatgcacaatttACACATGATGTCAAACAACCAATAGTACGTGAGAGCTGttcaacaaatgaaaatgtaattttgtcACATACATGAACGATGAAATGAAATAGaaattgtaaaataattataaaaacataaaaatataccAAGAAAAGTATAGacataaattaaacaaatatatatctCTGTGGTTGTACAAATATGTAATAACTCtaataaaatgttataattatgtattaaaaatatataattcatTTATTCTCAGGCCGTTCAGCAAATACAGTTTGGTACTTTTCTAAAAACCTTTTACTTTTTCTCTATCAGGATCATGGCGGTATGAAGAtcaagaaaagatgaaaaggatCGTTTGCAGTCTACAAACTTTTGCTTGTGAATGAAAAGTAAATGACGTGATGTTACACACTCTtgtacagtaggtggcggtatgcACCTTTAAGTCGTTTGCGATCCGccagaaggagagaaaacagaagaagaagaaattcacCGGAAGCTACTTTTCTGCTGCACGCGGTGCGTCCGGCCTTTCCAACAGGGCAGCGAGAGGGAACATGGTGAGCAGCCCGCTCTCCTGtcttaattctgttttttatccGTGTTTAACTCATCTTAACACGGATAATTTGGTGTCTACGTTAAGATAAGGTTCTTATGTTGTTGTTCGTACGTGTGTTGATAAGTAAGCTGCTACATTAATGCATTAAAATGTTATATCTTGTAGCGATGGTACGGGCTCGTAACGCGatgctgtgtgactgtgtgtggcCTGCTAGCTctaaatgctaacatgttaaCAGCGTGCTTGTCCGTGTTATTACTGCTGGCAGCTCGTATCTCATGTAATTGTGATTTAACATGCGGATTATAAATAAATAGGTAGTATTATGTATATAAACTTGACAGAGCTATGCTGGCTTTATTAACGCGTGTCGGGAAGAAGCGGAGGTGTATATCGCTGCTGATCGATATAAACGtggtcttatttatttattacttaTTTACAGTGAatacttgtttattttatgttgtcGTGGTCCAGGCTAAGATCAAGGCACGAGATCTTCGGGGtaagaagaaggaggagctgCTCAAGCAGCTCGACGACCTGAAAAATGAGCTGTCTCAACTCCGTGTGGCCAAAGTGACCGGAGGAGCTGCCTCCAAGCTCTCCAAGATGTACGTACTGTCTGAACACGATCAACATTATCACTACTGTCATTCTGATTATGGTTGGCTCGGGTTTACCACGACTGTGCTTGTACAGAGAGCCTTGATGTTTGATATCCAGGTGAAGAAAAGCATCCTTTAATACAGTCTGTCACCTGAGGATACACACATACTGTTAGTGGAAGCTGAAATTTCACCTCAAATGTATATTTTagtggtttattttttggggccctttaatgtctttattgcataggtaggacagtggataaagtcagagaTTGGTGTGTGAAATGACaggcaggaaaggagccgcagccTCCTTACATGGCGTGTACACACTacccactaggctaccagcgcctctgtggatatatatttaaaatcctTTGTGAATAGTCAGGACTTGACTgtactttttgtatttgtatgctTTGCTGTCATGTATTAGACTCACTTACTCTAGAGTGAGCTGTGTAagatgcacttttaataccaATTCTAAATCTAAAAAGTAGACTGTTTCCTTCATATTGGTGATTGAAGTCACCTAATATGCCCATTGGCATCAGGGGTCTCAACAAggccgctgcagatgttaaactGGTCCACCTACACGATATGTTACATTTTAAGACGAGATATGTTCAAGACTGCTCAAGGAAACTAATTTACAACATAACCCTTACACTAAAAGGTGCTCTCGTCAAAGATGATACCTGTGAGCTGATGTTTTGCTGAAGCTTTTCACAATGCTTACCAAAAGACTGAGACTTGAGCTTACCTTAATGTTCCCCATCATCCTgctcttaatgtggctttttgTATAGAACTCTGGTTCTTGGTGTCATTTCAACCTTAAACTTTGAGTTCACAGCTGAAGTTATGAGCTGATCAACccatatacatttatatttccTGAATCAATTTGAGCAGTAAACCGGAACACAAGGACTAAAACAGTTATTGACTCTGCCGTTTGTCATTTCAGCCGTGTTGTCCGCAAATCCATCGCCAGAGTCCTGACTGTAATCAACCAGACACAGAAGGAGAACCTGAGGAAGTTCTACAAGGTGAGATTACCTTTTTGGCTCGTACTGACAAAGCTTCTCTATGAACACACACGGCTTCCTGGGACTTGGTGCTCTCGTCAAAGATGATACTTGTG is a window of Labrus mixtus chromosome 5, fLabMix1.1, whole genome shotgun sequence DNA encoding:
- the rpl35 gene encoding large ribosomal subunit protein uL29: MAKIKARDLRGKKKEELLKQLDDLKNELSQLRVAKVTGGAASKLSKIRVVRKSIARVLTVINQTQKENLRKFYKGKKYKPLDLRPKKTRAIRRQLNKYEEGLRTKKQQRKDLLYSIRKFAVKA